A window from Rhodocyclaceae bacterium encodes these proteins:
- a CDS encoding cation acetate symporter: MSAVPFSQKTFTQQLTKYYTFYTGGFFVFLVGVAILEYMGVPNKTLGYLFLLATIGLYAGIGIMSRTTDLSEYYVAGRRVPAVFNGMATGSDWMSAASFIGMAGGLYLQGYDGLAFIMGWTGGYVLVALFLAPYLRKFGQFTIPDFLGERYGGNIVRTIGVFAAILASFVYVVAQIYGVGLITARFTGLEFGVGVFVGLLGILVCSFLGGMRAVTWTQVAQYIILIVAYMIPVMMLAYKHTGIPVPQAVYGTVLEKVTEREKVLTADPKELEVRGIFRERAAALDAQIKGLPASWEKGRADLAQKVSDLKASNAPAEAVAAAEKALAGYPASADAARTAWTAARNANTARAAPPRPHATPFPGATEAARDTARINFLALVFCLMVGTAALPHILMRYYTTPSVKEARRSVFWSLFFIFLLYFTAPALAVLAKFDIYTLLVGDSFSDLPAWVAAWSKVDPKLLSVVDVNMDGIVQLAEITLGQDVIVLATPEIVGLPYVISGLVAAGGLAAALSTADGLLLTIANALSHDVYYKMVNPSATTQKRLVMAKALLLVVAIVAAYVTSLNPGDILFLVGAAFSLAASAFFPALVLGVFWKRANKAGAIAGMLTGLAVCMYYQISTYPFFTAMTGYKIDLWFGIAPISAGIFGMPAGMLTLIVVSLLTAPPGRSVQEMVENVRYPVLGNEAKQGA, translated from the coding sequence ATGAGTGCCGTTCCCTTTTCGCAGAAGACCTTCACCCAGCAGCTGACGAAGTACTACACATTCTACACCGGGGGCTTCTTCGTCTTCCTGGTCGGGGTCGCGATACTCGAATACATGGGCGTCCCGAACAAGACGCTGGGCTACCTGTTCCTGCTGGCGACCATCGGCCTGTATGCCGGCATCGGCATCATGAGCCGCACCACCGACCTGTCCGAGTATTACGTCGCCGGACGCCGCGTGCCAGCGGTGTTCAACGGGATGGCCACCGGCTCAGACTGGATGTCGGCCGCGTCGTTCATCGGCATGGCTGGCGGCCTCTACCTGCAGGGCTACGACGGGCTGGCGTTCATCATGGGATGGACTGGCGGCTACGTGCTGGTCGCGCTGTTCCTGGCACCCTACCTGCGCAAGTTCGGCCAGTTCACCATCCCCGACTTCCTCGGCGAACGCTACGGCGGCAACATCGTGCGCACGATCGGGGTGTTCGCCGCGATCCTCGCCTCGTTCGTCTACGTCGTCGCGCAGATCTATGGCGTCGGGCTGATCACCGCGCGCTTTACCGGGCTCGAGTTCGGCGTCGGCGTGTTCGTCGGCCTGCTGGGCATCCTGGTGTGTTCGTTCCTCGGCGGCATGCGGGCAGTGACCTGGACCCAGGTGGCGCAGTACATCATCCTGATCGTCGCCTACATGATTCCGGTGATGATGCTGGCGTACAAGCACACCGGCATCCCGGTGCCGCAGGCGGTCTACGGCACGGTGCTAGAGAAAGTGACCGAGCGCGAGAAGGTTCTGACCGCCGATCCGAAGGAACTCGAGGTGCGCGGTATCTTCCGCGAGCGCGCCGCCGCGCTCGATGCGCAGATCAAGGGCTTGCCCGCCTCCTGGGAGAAGGGACGCGCCGACCTCGCGCAGAAGGTGTCCGACCTGAAGGCATCCAATGCGCCCGCCGAGGCGGTCGCGGCCGCCGAGAAGGCCCTCGCTGGCTACCCGGCGAGCGCGGATGCCGCGCGTACCGCGTGGACCGCGGCACGCAACGCGAACACCGCACGTGCGGCACCGCCGCGTCCGCACGCGACACCGTTCCCGGGCGCCACCGAAGCTGCACGCGACACCGCGCGCATCAATTTCCTGGCGCTGGTGTTCTGCCTGATGGTGGGTACTGCAGCGCTGCCGCACATCCTGATGCGCTACTACACCACGCCGTCGGTGAAGGAGGCCCGGCGCTCGGTGTTCTGGTCGCTGTTCTTCATCTTCCTGCTCTACTTCACCGCGCCGGCGCTGGCGGTGCTGGCCAAGTTCGATATCTACACGCTGCTGGTCGGTGACAGTTTCTCCGACCTGCCAGCCTGGGTAGCGGCCTGGAGCAAGGTCGATCCGAAGCTGCTGTCGGTGGTCGACGTCAACATGGACGGCATCGTTCAGTTGGCCGAGATCACCCTCGGGCAGGACGTGATCGTGCTGGCCACGCCTGAGATTGTCGGCCTGCCGTACGTGATCTCTGGCCTGGTCGCGGCGGGTGGCCTCGCGGCGGCGCTGTCCACTGCGGACGGCCTGCTGCTGACCATCGCCAACGCGCTCTCGCACGACGTCTACTACAAGATGGTCAACCCGAGCGCCACGACCCAGAAGCGACTGGTGATGGCCAAGGCGTTGCTGCTGGTGGTGGCGATCGTCGCGGCATACGTGACTTCGCTCAACCCCGGGGACATCCTGTTCCTGGTCGGTGCGGCGTTCTCGCTGGCTGCGTCTGCGTTCTTCCCTGCGCTCGTTCTGGGCGTATTCTGGAAGCGTGCGAACAAGGCCGGTGCCATCGCCGGCATGCTGACTGGCCTGGCCGTCTGCATGTACTACCAGATCTCGACCTATCCGTTCTTCACCGCGATGACCGGCTACAAGATCGACCTCTGGTTCGGCATCGCGCCGATCTCCGCGGGCATCTTCGGCATGCCAGCCGGCATGCTGACGCTGATCGTCGTGTCGCTGCTCACCGCGCCGCCTGGCCGCTCGGTGCAGGAGATGGTGGAGAACGTGCGCTACCCGGTGCTCGGCAACGAGGCGAAGCAGGGCGCCTGA
- a CDS encoding SAM-dependent methyltransferase produces MAPCPGTRRKAPAAIAAATACAGMLWLAPSPVPVGRALAQPVEAAPVAGAPYVPTPWPVVRVMLELARVGDTDFVVDLGSGDGRVVIEAARSRGARGLGVEIEPDLVRSSNDEARQLGLSARVAFERRDLFETDLSQATVVTLYLLPRLLMELQPRLARLRPGTRIVSHDFRLGDWKPDATIKVDVPDRAFGPPFSTVYLWVVPAYVQGAWEGSVAERGRSERFRAELRQDYQSLSGTLRVGARSGPLDRAAIAGDKVTFGARIDGPGGPVRHSFDGRSVAGELVGQWTVEAAGRPTGPSAAAAAPAFATTVAITARRAEPLAVPARRP; encoded by the coding sequence ATGGCACCTTGCCCCGGCACGCGCCGAAAGGCGCCCGCCGCGATCGCCGCGGCAACTGCTTGCGCCGGCATGCTCTGGCTGGCACCTTCTCCAGTCCCGGTCGGTCGTGCCCTGGCGCAGCCGGTCGAGGCTGCGCCGGTCGCCGGCGCGCCCTATGTTCCCACGCCGTGGCCGGTGGTCAGGGTGATGCTCGAACTGGCGCGGGTCGGCGATACCGATTTCGTGGTCGACCTCGGATCTGGAGATGGTCGCGTGGTTATCGAAGCGGCGCGCAGTCGCGGGGCGCGCGGACTGGGCGTCGAGATCGAACCGGACCTGGTACGGTCGAGCAACGACGAGGCACGGCAGCTCGGCCTGTCTGCCCGGGTGGCCTTCGAGCGGCGCGACCTGTTCGAGACCGATCTGTCCCAGGCGACCGTGGTGACGCTCTACCTGCTGCCCAGGCTGCTGATGGAACTGCAGCCGCGGCTCGCCCGCCTGCGGCCGGGCACGCGCATCGTGTCGCACGACTTCCGGCTGGGCGACTGGAAACCCGATGCCACGATCAAGGTGGACGTGCCAGACCGTGCGTTCGGGCCGCCGTTCAGCACGGTCTACCTCTGGGTGGTCCCGGCCTACGTACAAGGCGCCTGGGAGGGCAGCGTCGCCGAGCGTGGACGCAGCGAGCGTTTCCGCGCCGAGCTGCGCCAGGATTACCAGTCTCTGTCCGGCACCCTGCGCGTAGGGGCGCGCAGCGGCCCGCTCGACCGGGCGGCGATTGCGGGCGACAAGGTCACGTTCGGCGCACGTATCGATGGCCCGGGCGGTCCGGTGCGGCATTCGTTCGACGGCCGTTCGGTGGCTGGCGAACTCGTGGGCCAGTGGACCGTGGAGGCGGCCGGTCGACCGACAGGCCCGTCGGCCGCAGCGGCCGCGCCAGCCTTCGCCACGACCGTCGCCATCACCGCGAGGCGTGCCGAACCGTTGGCCGTGCCTGCGCGCCGCCCGTGA
- a CDS encoding class I SAM-dependent methyltransferase, translating into MHATGPGLTARRRILQALLAGTGAVALPALAQPMDRPLDVPFVPTSDETVDRMLRMAGVGPKDYLIDLGSGDGRIVINAAKQFGATGFGVELNTERWKLSLRNAEKEGVADRVAFYQRDLFETDLSKATVLTMYLLPTVNLKLRPRILSELRPGTRVVSHDFDMAEWMPDARADRGWTRIYLWIVPAKVDGEWAWRQPVGKGTPEFTMELRQQFQMISGPVKIDNDPYWLMDARLRGEEISFTVIGDAGGLRIRHEYSGRVAGNAIKGTVRMVNGDNAAPMSAPWSAVRLPKKP; encoded by the coding sequence ATGCACGCAACAGGACCAGGCCTTACTGCGCGCCGTCGCATCCTGCAGGCGCTGCTCGCCGGTACAGGCGCGGTCGCCCTGCCGGCGCTGGCGCAGCCGATGGACCGGCCGCTCGACGTGCCGTTCGTACCGACCAGCGACGAGACGGTCGATCGCATGCTGCGCATGGCCGGCGTCGGCCCCAAGGACTATCTGATCGACCTCGGTTCCGGCGATGGCCGGATCGTGATCAACGCGGCGAAGCAGTTCGGCGCGACCGGCTTCGGCGTAGAGCTGAACACCGAGCGCTGGAAGCTGTCGCTGCGCAATGCCGAGAAGGAGGGCGTGGCCGACCGGGTGGCGTTCTACCAGCGCGACCTGTTCGAGACCGACCTGTCGAAGGCGACGGTGCTGACGATGTACCTGCTGCCGACGGTCAATCTCAAGCTGCGGCCGCGCATCCTGTCCGAACTGCGGCCGGGGACGCGCGTCGTGTCGCACGACTTCGACATGGCCGAGTGGATGCCGGACGCACGCGCTGATCGCGGCTGGACGCGCATCTACCTGTGGATCGTGCCGGCGAAGGTCGACGGCGAATGGGCATGGCGGCAGCCGGTCGGGAAGGGCACGCCCGAGTTCACGATGGAACTGCGGCAGCAGTTCCAGATGATCAGCGGCCCGGTGAAGATCGACAACGACCCCTACTGGCTGATGGATGCGCGCCTGCGCGGCGAGGAGATCTCGTTCACCGTGATCGGCGACGCCGGTGGCCTGCGCATCCGCCATGAGTACAGCGGGCGGGTCGCGGGCAATGCGATCAAGGGCACGGTGCGCATGGTCAATGGCGACAACGCCGCACCGATGAGCGCGCCCTGGTCTGCGGTGCGCCTGCCGAAGAAGCCGTGA
- a CDS encoding class I SAM-dependent methyltransferase, with protein MASVSGAVSRALLLPAVLPALLPTRAIAQQRFDVPYVPTRQLVVDEMLRLAAVDGNDFLIDLGSGDGRIVVTAARAFGIRGIGFDIDPQRIAEARVNARTAGVQKLVEFREENIFAADFSKATVVTMYLLTAVNLRLRPKLLAELKPGTRVVSHDFHMDDWEPDRRLVVGKTLYLWIIPARVEGKWRVDAGDRRFDLALRQRFQKLEGSATIGSRTARLWEGRLDGERIGFTLTYVPGGDASPIEHDDAERAHRFEGRVEGDTIAGLVTVGIGKSRRQMPFTAMRG; from the coding sequence ATGGCATCGGTGTCGGGCGCTGTGTCGCGCGCCTTGCTGCTGCCGGCAGTGCTGCCTGCGCTGCTGCCGACCCGTGCCATCGCGCAGCAGCGCTTCGACGTGCCGTACGTACCCACCCGCCAGTTGGTGGTCGACGAGATGCTGCGGCTGGCTGCCGTCGACGGCAATGACTTCCTGATCGACCTCGGGTCGGGCGACGGCCGTATCGTCGTGACGGCCGCGCGTGCATTCGGCATCCGTGGCATCGGCTTCGACATCGATCCGCAGCGGATCGCCGAGGCGCGCGTGAACGCCCGCACGGCAGGTGTGCAGAAACTGGTCGAGTTTCGCGAGGAGAACATCTTCGCCGCCGATTTCAGCAAGGCGACGGTGGTCACGATGTACCTGCTGACCGCGGTCAACCTGCGGTTGCGGCCGAAGCTGCTGGCCGAACTCAAGCCGGGCACCCGGGTGGTGTCGCACGACTTCCACATGGACGACTGGGAGCCCGACCGCCGGCTGGTCGTCGGCAAGACGCTCTACCTGTGGATCATCCCGGCCCGGGTCGAGGGTAAGTGGCGTGTCGATGCGGGCGACCGCCGGTTCGACCTGGCGCTGCGCCAGCGCTTCCAGAAGCTGGAAGGCTCGGCCACCATCGGCAGCCGCACGGCGCGGCTGTGGGAGGGGCGCCTCGACGGCGAGCGGATCGGCTTCACCCTGACCTACGTTCCCGGCGGCGACGCTTCGCCGATCGAGCACGACGATGCCGAACGCGCGCACCGCTTCGAAGGAAGGGTCGAAGGCGATACCATCGCTGGTCTGGTCACCGTCGGCATCGGGAAATCCCGGCGTCAGATGCCATTCACTGCGATGCGCGGCTGA
- a CDS encoding APC family permease has product MSQGSAAPRQSLSVFDATALMVGMVIGVGIFGTPWLVALNSPDAGWYIALWVVGGLVSLLGVLCYAELAGRYPDSGGEYNFLSRAYGKGLGFLFAWGRLTVIQAGIIAAIGYLFAQYMTRLSAFDGFGWANFGALSEPLWAAILIVALSFINYLGTKQSTWLQNVLTVTLVCAFAVIIVLGLTVTPTGPIPALSKPFDPANAAVGFAFVFVMLTYGGWNETVYLSGELKDPKRNMVRVFLMGLAVVTVIYLLLNLAYLNVLGIDGIRASRAVGTDMMKAVAGATGAVIITIVILTEIGTTLNATIFTGARTNYALGRDFRIFSFMGRWNEGRNTPANALLVQTVLALALVVFGAIQKDGFKVLVEYTAPVFWTFMLLNGIALFIFRAREGKPVNSYAVHFYPVVPVLFCVFCAYMLWSGINYAKFNGLIAVGVLLAGIPVYLWARAANERAPA; this is encoded by the coding sequence ATGTCGCAAGGCTCGGCAGCACCCCGGCAGTCCCTGTCGGTTTTCGATGCCACCGCTCTGATGGTCGGCATGGTGATCGGCGTCGGCATCTTCGGCACGCCCTGGCTGGTCGCGCTCAACTCACCCGATGCCGGCTGGTACATCGCGCTCTGGGTGGTCGGCGGGCTGGTGTCGCTGCTCGGCGTGCTCTGCTATGCCGAACTGGCCGGTCGCTATCCGGATTCCGGCGGGGAGTACAACTTCCTCTCCCGCGCCTACGGCAAGGGGCTGGGCTTCCTGTTCGCGTGGGGGCGGCTGACAGTGATCCAGGCCGGCATCATCGCGGCGATCGGCTATCTGTTCGCGCAATACATGACACGCCTGTCGGCGTTCGACGGCTTCGGCTGGGCCAACTTCGGGGCACTGAGCGAGCCGCTGTGGGCGGCGATCCTGATCGTCGCGCTCTCGTTCATCAACTACCTCGGCACGAAACAGAGTACGTGGCTGCAGAACGTGCTGACCGTCACGCTGGTCTGCGCGTTTGCGGTGATCATCGTGCTCGGTTTGACGGTGACGCCGACGGGTCCGATCCCGGCCCTGTCCAAACCATTCGACCCGGCCAATGCCGCGGTCGGCTTTGCCTTCGTCTTCGTGATGCTCACCTACGGTGGCTGGAACGAGACGGTGTACCTGTCCGGGGAACTGAAGGACCCGAAGCGCAACATGGTGCGCGTGTTCCTGATGGGGCTGGCGGTGGTGACGGTGATCTACCTGCTGCTCAACCTGGCTTACCTCAACGTGCTGGGCATCGACGGCATCCGCGCCAGCCGCGCGGTCGGCACCGACATGATGAAGGCTGTCGCCGGCGCCACCGGCGCGGTGATCATCACGATCGTCATCCTGACCGAGATCGGCACCACGCTCAACGCGACGATCTTCACCGGTGCGCGCACGAACTACGCGCTCGGGCGTGACTTCCGCATCTTCTCGTTCATGGGCCGCTGGAACGAAGGCCGCAATACGCCGGCCAATGCACTTCTGGTGCAGACAGTGCTTGCGCTGGCGCTGGTGGTGTTCGGCGCCATCCAGAAGGATGGCTTCAAGGTGCTGGTCGAGTACACCGCACCGGTGTTCTGGACCTTCATGCTGCTCAACGGCATCGCACTGTTCATCTTCCGCGCCCGCGAAGGCAAGCCGGTGAACTCGTACGCGGTGCACTTCTACCCGGTGGTGCCTGTCCTGTTCTGCGTGTTCTGCGCGTACATGCTTTGGTCGGGCATCAACTACGCGAAGTTCAACGGCCTGATCGCGGTCGGCGTGCTGCTGGCCGGCATCCCGGTCTACCTGTGGGCGCGCGCGGCGAACGAACGCGCGCCAGCCTGA
- a CDS encoding fumarylacetoacetate hydrolase family protein, giving the protein MKLVTFSDAAGIRIGVLDDARESITDLSVAAPSLPREMGAFIAAGAPALDAARNAVASGSGRIALDRVRLLAPIPRPAKNILCVGKNYHEHAKEFHQSGFDASAGKDAIPDVPIIFTKWPNSVTGPGDAIPSANDPTNSVDYEGELTVVIGSVARNVKKADAFRHVYGYTIINDATARTLQHRHKQWFLGKSLDGFCPMGPCIVTADEVPDVTKLQLQTRVNGELRQDAPVSDLIFDIPTLIEEISGLMTLEPGDLIATGTCAGVGIGFNPPKYLQAGDVVAVTIEPIGTLTNPVG; this is encoded by the coding sequence ATGAAACTGGTGACTTTTTCCGACGCCGCCGGCATCCGTATCGGTGTGCTCGACGATGCACGCGAGTCGATCACCGACCTGTCCGTGGCGGCGCCGTCGCTGCCGCGCGAGATGGGTGCGTTCATCGCAGCCGGTGCACCAGCCCTCGATGCTGCGCGCAACGCTGTCGCCTCGGGCAGCGGCCGTATCGCGCTCGACCGTGTGCGCCTGCTCGCGCCGATTCCGCGCCCGGCAAAGAACATCCTGTGCGTGGGCAAGAACTACCACGAGCATGCAAAGGAATTCCACCAGTCGGGCTTCGACGCCAGTGCCGGCAAGGATGCGATACCGGACGTGCCGATCATCTTCACCAAGTGGCCGAACTCGGTGACAGGGCCGGGCGATGCGATTCCCAGCGCCAACGACCCGACGAATTCGGTCGACTACGAGGGCGAGCTGACCGTCGTCATCGGCTCTGTCGCGCGCAACGTGAAAAAGGCCGATGCGTTCAGGCATGTGTACGGCTACACGATCATCAACGACGCCACCGCGCGTACCCTGCAGCACCGGCACAAACAGTGGTTCCTGGGCAAGAGCCTCGACGGCTTCTGCCCGATGGGCCCGTGCATCGTCACCGCCGACGAGGTGCCGGACGTGACGAAGCTGCAGTTGCAGACCCGGGTCAACGGTGAACTGCGCCAGGATGCGCCGGTGTCTGACCTGATCTTCGACATCCCGACGCTGATCGAGGAGATCTCGGGCCTGATGACGCTCGAGCCCGGTGACCTGATCGCCACCGGCACCTGCGCCGGGGTCGGCATCGGCTTCAATCCGCCGAAGTACCTCCAGGCGGGCGACGTGGTCGCGGTGACGATCGAGCCGATCGGCACGCTGACCAACCCGGTCGGCTGA
- a CDS encoding TauD/TfdA family dioxygenase, with product MCEGGGLEVRRVAGALGAEVHGIDLCSDQPPEVIAALRRTWLAHGVLFFRDQPLSPAQYLRLAGWFGQPVDYPFIKGIDGFPMITPVVKLEHERSNFGGIWHSDTTYLEQPPMASMLIAREVPPFGGDTLFACQYRALDALSPALQATLATLAGVSSSSKADVSRTREDRIRDGGREDARREYVAEHPVVRTHPETGRRALYVNVAHTARFAGWTEAESAPLLDYLFAHQVSPEFTCRFAWQPGSIAIWDNRCVQHNPVNDYHGFRRVMHRITLAGDRPR from the coding sequence ATGTGCGAGGGTGGCGGTCTCGAGGTGCGCCGCGTGGCCGGCGCCCTGGGCGCCGAGGTGCACGGCATCGACCTGTGCAGCGACCAGCCGCCCGAGGTCATTGCCGCGCTGCGCCGGACCTGGCTGGCGCATGGCGTGCTGTTCTTCCGTGACCAGCCGCTGTCGCCTGCGCAGTACCTCCGGCTGGCCGGCTGGTTCGGCCAGCCGGTCGACTATCCGTTCATCAAGGGGATCGACGGCTTCCCGATGATCACCCCGGTGGTCAAGCTGGAGCACGAGCGCAGCAACTTCGGCGGTATCTGGCATTCCGACACTACCTACCTCGAGCAGCCACCAATGGCCTCGATGCTGATCGCGCGCGAAGTGCCGCCGTTCGGCGGCGACACCCTGTTCGCCTGCCAGTACCGTGCCCTCGATGCGCTCTCGCCGGCGCTGCAGGCCACGCTGGCGACGCTGGCCGGCGTGTCGAGCTCGTCGAAGGCGGACGTGAGCCGCACGCGCGAGGATCGCATCCGCGATGGCGGCCGCGAAGACGCGCGGCGCGAGTATGTCGCCGAGCATCCCGTGGTGCGCACCCATCCGGAGACCGGGCGCCGCGCGCTGTATGTGAATGTCGCGCACACCGCGCGTTTCGCGGGCTGGACGGAGGCGGAGAGCGCGCCGCTGCTCGACTACCTGTTTGCGCACCAGGTCAGCCCGGAATTCACCTGCCGGTTCGCCTGGCAGCCCGGTTCGATCGCGATCTGGGACAATCGGTGCGTGCAGCACAATCCGGTCAACGATTACCACGGGTTCCGGCGCGTGATGCACCGGATCACCCTCGCCGGCGACCGTCCGCGCTGA
- a CDS encoding tripartite tricarboxylate transporter substrate binding protein, whose protein sequence is MPRDRTQYRRTVAAACLAAAIGSAPLPLLAQVPAAAPAAAQPQAWPTRAIRLVVPQTPGGASDALARIIGQQLADGWGQQVLVDNRPGAGGNIGNDLVAKATPDGYTWLLGFVGTHAINPSLYKGLTWDPQKSFTPLATLASVPFVVAVHGPLPVKSIGELVALARAKPGDVRFGSAGNGTVNHLLGPMLASAGKVQFTHIPYKGAAGAITDTLSGQVQFTFASMPSVIGHLKAGSLRAIAVTSGRRAALLKDVPTIAESGFPGFDVTPWFGVLGPAGMPPSVVTRINADINRLLVSRDIVERFAAQGAEPLVTTPAQFGAIIAADVSLWSRIVRETGATVD, encoded by the coding sequence ATGCCCCGAGATCGAACGCAATATCGCCGGACCGTAGCTGCTGCCTGCCTGGCGGCTGCCATCGGCAGCGCGCCCCTGCCGTTGCTGGCGCAGGTGCCGGCGGCCGCACCTGCCGCGGCGCAGCCACAGGCGTGGCCGACACGTGCGATCCGGCTGGTGGTGCCGCAGACGCCAGGCGGTGCCTCCGACGCGCTGGCGCGCATCATCGGCCAGCAACTGGCCGATGGCTGGGGCCAGCAGGTACTCGTCGACAACCGTCCGGGTGCCGGCGGCAACATCGGCAACGATCTTGTCGCCAAGGCCACGCCGGACGGCTACACCTGGTTGCTCGGTTTCGTCGGCACCCATGCGATCAACCCGAGCCTGTACAAGGGGCTGACCTGGGATCCGCAGAAGAGCTTCACTCCGTTGGCCACGCTGGCCAGCGTACCGTTTGTCGTCGCCGTGCACGGTCCCCTGCCCGTGAAGAGTATCGGCGAACTGGTCGCACTCGCACGCGCGAAGCCCGGCGATGTGCGCTTCGGCTCGGCTGGCAACGGTACGGTCAATCACCTGCTGGGCCCGATGCTCGCGAGCGCGGGCAAGGTCCAGTTCACGCACATCCCCTACAAGGGTGCGGCCGGTGCGATCACCGACACCCTGTCCGGGCAGGTGCAGTTCACGTTCGCCAGCATGCCGTCGGTGATCGGCCACCTGAAGGCCGGGTCGCTGCGCGCGATCGCCGTCACCAGCGGGCGTCGGGCCGCGCTGCTCAAGGATGTGCCGACCATCGCGGAGTCCGGGTTCCCCGGGTTCGACGTCACGCCGTGGTTCGGCGTCCTCGGGCCGGCGGGCATGCCACCGTCGGTAGTCACGCGCATCAATGCCGACATCAATCGTCTGCTGGTATCGCGCGACATCGTCGAGCGGTTCGCGGCGCAGGGCGCGGAGCCTCTGGTGACCACGCCTGCACAGTTCGGCGCGATCATCGCGGCCGATGTCTCGCTCTGGAGCCGTATCGTCCGAGAAACGGGCGCGACGGTGGATTGA
- a CDS encoding (2Fe-2S)-binding protein: MFRSLRDDDVDPQRPGVTLSVDGEPCTVPLGAPVASALLQCGAVSRLSGLSGSPRAPYCMMGVCFECLVEIDGVPNQQACMVVAEAGMIVRCQVGYRTAAGGATR, from the coding sequence ATGTTCCGCAGCCTGCGTGACGACGACGTCGATCCGCAGCGGCCCGGGGTCACGCTGTCGGTCGATGGCGAGCCCTGTACCGTGCCGCTTGGTGCCCCGGTGGCCAGCGCGCTGCTCCAGTGCGGTGCTGTCTCGCGCCTCAGCGGCCTGTCGGGCAGCCCGCGTGCGCCTTACTGCATGATGGGCGTGTGCTTCGAATGCCTGGTGGAGATCGACGGCGTGCCCAACCAGCAGGCATGCATGGTGGTGGCGGAGGCCGGGATGATCGTCCGTTGCCAGGTCGGCTACCGCACCGCGGCTGGCGGCGCGACCCGATGA
- a CDS encoding FAD-dependent oxidoreductase → MSEQHFDLAIVGAGPAGMAAALEARRHRLRTVVLDEQPDPGGQVWRNVEAITTRRPQDLFLFGTEYADGFAFAQRFRGCGADYRPGARVWQVELALPVPKPPAPLALPTDGAIDTGPDDEAVHDERRRTGADRHLFYTDARGTHHIAARHVLVATGACERPMPLPGWTLPGVLTCGAAQVLMKSAAMVPAAPPVLVGSGPLVLLLAVQLMRAGVKPAAVVGTVPAGNRLRAAARLLPALLAPGYLSRGLSLLGALRRAGVPAFASATDLRIEGSERAEAVAFRSRGREHRIAARTVLLHQGVVPNASLWQSLGMEQYWDAAQRCFRPVVDIWGNTTLPGVLVAGDSAGIGGAEAALCAGELSGLSVAWQQRRIDTAERDRRARLARRALRAHWSVRPFLDWLYQPPPALRVPAGDDTIVCRCEEVTAGELRGLALGGVAGPNQMKAFSRCGMGPCQGRLCGLTVTELIAATQHRPPAEVGCYRVRAPVLPVTVGQVAGLDWIPGG, encoded by the coding sequence ATGAGCGAACAGCATTTCGACCTCGCGATCGTCGGCGCCGGCCCGGCGGGGATGGCTGCGGCACTCGAGGCTCGGCGGCACCGGCTGCGTACCGTCGTGCTCGACGAACAGCCCGATCCGGGCGGGCAGGTGTGGCGCAATGTCGAGGCGATCACCACGCGGCGGCCCCAGGATCTCTTCCTGTTCGGCACGGAGTATGCGGACGGTTTCGCGTTCGCCCAGCGGTTCCGCGGCTGCGGTGCCGACTACCGGCCCGGCGCACGGGTCTGGCAGGTCGAACTCGCGCTGCCGGTGCCGAAACCGCCGGCACCGCTGGCGCTGCCGACCGATGGCGCGATCGATACCGGTCCGGACGACGAGGCCGTACATGACGAGCGTCGGCGCACCGGCGCAGACCGCCATCTGTTCTATACCGACGCGCGCGGCACCCACCACATCGCCGCGCGCCATGTGCTGGTGGCGACCGGCGCCTGCGAACGCCCCATGCCGCTGCCCGGCTGGACGCTGCCTGGCGTCCTGACCTGCGGTGCCGCGCAGGTGCTGATGAAGTCGGCGGCGATGGTACCCGCGGCACCGCCGGTGCTGGTGGGCTCCGGACCGCTGGTGCTGCTGCTCGCCGTGCAGTTGATGCGCGCCGGCGTGAAGCCGGCTGCGGTCGTCGGCACCGTGCCGGCCGGAAACCGTCTGCGGGCGGCAGCACGACTGCTGCCGGCACTGCTGGCGCCCGGCTACCTGTCCAGGGGACTGTCGCTGCTCGGAGCGCTGCGCCGCGCGGGCGTGCCGGCTTTCGCGTCGGCGACCGATCTGCGGATAGAGGGCAGCGAACGGGCCGAGGCCGTGGCCTTTCGCAGCCGCGGACGCGAACATCGAATCGCCGCGCGGACCGTGCTGCTGCACCAGGGTGTGGTGCCGAACGCGAGCCTCTGGCAGTCGCTCGGCATGGAACAGTACTGGGATGCCGCACAGCGGTGCTTCCGCCCGGTGGTCGACATCTGGGGCAACACGACGCTGCCCGGCGTGCTGGTGGCAGGCGACAGCGCCGGTATCGGCGGCGCCGAGGCGGCCCTTTGTGCCGGCGAACTGTCCGGTCTGTCGGTCGCGTGGCAGCAGCGACGCATCGACACCGCAGAGCGCGACCGCCGCGCCCGGCTGGCTCGGCGTGCGCTGAGGGCGCACTGGAGCGTGCGGCCGTTCCTCGACTGGCTGTACCAGCCTCCACCCGCCCTGCGCGTGCCGGCAGGCGACGACACGATCGTCTGTCGCTGCGAGGAAGTGACGGCTGGCGAACTGCGGGGGCTCGCGCTCGGCGGCGTGGCCGGACCGAACCAGATGAAGGCTTTCAGCCGTTGCGGGATGGGTCCGTGCCAGGGCCGACTGTGCGGGCTCACGGTAACCGAACTGATCGCGGCGACGCAGCACCGGCCGCCGGCCGAGGTCGGCTGCTACCGTGTTCGCGCACCGGTGCTGCCGGTCACGGTGGGGCAGGTCGCGGGGCTGGACTGGATACCCGGCGGCTGA